One Cotesia glomerata isolate CgM1 linkage group LG8, MPM_Cglom_v2.3, whole genome shotgun sequence genomic window carries:
- the LOC123270137 gene encoding uncharacterized protein LOC123270137, translating to MSQQTRFEIPSRRTITGILQDDAKVVCKGPQETIEIRDIDEETTTEEIQAALKEEVGKDHEKPLEGIKIRKAFRGTQTAAVTLPMTIARKLVEGTGKIHVGWVNCRIKATTRPIQCFKCWHFGHVGPQCKSQVDRSKLCIRCGQEGHRIADSKNSAKCAICADQQGAKDVAHHAGTYRCPVYPEALQKLTNKQA from the exons ATGTCCCAGCAGACCAGGTTCGAAATACCGTCGAGAAG GACCATCACAGGAATTCTTCAAGACGATGCTAAGGTAGTCTGTAAAGGTCCACAGGAGACCATTGAGATTCGAGACATCGACGAAGAAACGACGACGGAAGAGATCCAGGCCGCCCTGAAAGAGGAAGTTGGAAAAGATCATGAGAAACCTCTAGAAGGAATAAAAATCCGTAAGGCTTTCAGAGGTACGCAGACGGCTGCAGTCACTTTACCTATGACCATCGCGCGAAAATTAGTGGAAGGAACCGGCAAGATCCATGTCGGGTGGGTTAACTGCCGAATCAAAGCGACGACGAGACCTATccaatgctttaaatgctggcactttggacatGTTGGGCCCCAATGTAAAAGCCAAGTAGACCGATCTAAACTCTGCATCAGATGTGGACAAGAAGGGCACCGTATCGCGGACTCTAAAAATTCTGCCAAGTGTGCAATATGTGCTGACCAGCAAGGAGCAAAGGACGTGGCTCACCATGCCGGCACCTACAGATGCCCGGTATATCCGGAGGCGctccagaagttgacgaacaaacaaGCATGA